The genome window CATTGttttcgtttttttttttttttttttacatacgTTGTTCTAATCTCCAAATAATTTGAACGGTTTTTCATCGAAACTCTCGATTACTGCTTCCATTTTTGGGTTGTTATCATAGATAGATGATTTgtacaatttatatattcataataaacaATTGATTGgaattttgttttgttttggtttgatatatgtaaaatatacaCTCTATAGTAGTTCGATCTTTTATTTactttgaaaaaatataacatttgtatatatattatagttagctatatttttagatattatatatttttgttataattatatataatatgtgtttatataaatgttatttttatatataaggtATATGGATATACaagtataattatatatgtaggaTATgctactatatatatattataattataattttttgatgCATTTTTTGTTAGCACCTTAATGATTTATTTAAAGGAAGACCAAACAATAATAAGATATTTGTGTAATGatttttcatttgtattGTGTTgcttatattataatatgataaaaattataactaaataattaatatagtataatacatttaattttattaaaggaATTGCATATGTTGAAACTtaattattgttataatttttaaagtatgatgtaaattattttttcatcatgCAAATGCACTTTTTTACTCGAACAATATTTcctcatttatttataacaaaaaataaaataaataaattaattaaatataaaaaacacgtattattataaaacatttccacattttatataatttttgtttttgttttttttttcattttctaataaaatattacttTATGACACacaatatattacattaaattctttttttatgttcatatataacATGTAAAACTGTAATTAcaaataacattttttttttttttttttggtaaatAACATGAAAATGTGTACAGAATTGTTGTTAAAGATGTGCAACTTATATATACCACATCCTATtagaatatacatataaaatagatattccaatatataattttctatcTTTACAAACATATAAATCAATTAACAAGAAGAATTATTTATCATAGTAtatgatatgaataaaacCTGGAAATAatagtgtatatatatatattttaataatttaattttagttttttaattattatgcTTTGTTACTttctgatatattttttttttctaaattttATGGTATTCTTACATTTCtctttaattaatatatgtggttacaaatattaacattattattcttatattattcaaaaatatttcaaagCATATAAAacgtttatatatttattatttatgtactaaataatataactgAGAcaaacatatgtatatatatatattacaatttatcatagaataattatattatttcatgtTATGGAACTataattgttatatttatattttttaataattatattaaaaaatataggttattataataaattatattattatatattaaacagataatttgaaattatatatatgctgAACAAggattaatatattttttttttatatgtatttaataattatttaaaaatcaaaaaaaaaaaaaataataatatatctaaataTGAAGTTATTCCTATAATGATAAGGATAATAATTAGGAGTACAAAACGAGAaccaaaaaacaaaaacgaAAACACAACATAACACAACACAACACAAAAAACagaaaacaaaaagataAACGAAAACACAAACTTTAAAATactattataataacatgaGTATTGTGataggaatatatatatatattttttttattatagaaaaaaaacattttttaacAATATGTGCAATAAATATCGGATCCATCCATTTTATAACGTAATATATCTAATGGATACAAATAAATCTTAAGTTGTAAATTTCTAAAACGCTTTtggataattataaatattattatatattataatatattttacatttcagctattatatatatattccataatataataactgATATAAGtaatgtaataaatatatcttacattacttttttttttttaatatagtaaaattatattatatatgtattttccCATAAAAGAACATAATTGATATTcgtataaattaaatttaaaaatttaatctTACGGGATTATTCATCCTTTCTGTAAATATGTTCATAtgctttttaaataaatcattttttaatgtatcataatactttataaataaataaataaagttTCTCATTTCATCAATTGATGCTCCATCTTTAATTAAACTAAAAAACTTCAGTGTATGTTCCCTATCTGCAGATGCTAGTGCAACTCCAATTTCATACATTGATTTATACCATGTACGGTATTTAGTTCTATTAGTTATAATAAGATCCCTACCTggaaaatgatgataacgTTGATATTCATATGTAAGTAAATAATCTTCGATATAAAGAGCTAATTGTCTTATCATATCATGAAATCCTTCTTTAGATATACCCAAAACATGAGTCCATATGTTATGAAGATCTTCATCAGATGGAcgttcttttaaattatctaaTACATTATGTAAATCCTCCAGTGTTAATTGTTttgatatatcattataatttatattattgcaTTGTGAAATAAgaggaatattattatttttttcatctttgttattttttaacatattcTTTTCACTGCTACTTCTTAATCCTTTATTCTTTACACTTTCTAATTCAGATAAAtttcttctatatatatgataaacaaCTCCATCTATTGTTTCACCTTTCtcacatattattatattctgaagaaacaaatataaataatttatataaaaatgtctATCAATGtaacacataaaaaatatatatatatataataaattcacATTTATTAACTTACGTTTAGTACTActactaataataaaattccaGTAAATGATAacaaatttaaaattttttgtcTAATGGAACAAGCATTCcttgtatttttaatatttgtttcTTCAGAATAATATTCTACACAATGATATTTCATCTTAATcctattattcttattttatattttaacaaataatattatgtattttaaaaataaatataattgtattataacagtaaagtattatatataaatgctaCTTACACTATAAtactttataatatattatgtgtacttcacaataatatatatatatatatatatatataataaattattatatagtttaatatattatatatatttattatttctatatctCACGTTAATCaaaagatattattataaacatatacttatatatttaaaaaagttaaaaacataatgataaatatttttcctttgTAAATTATTCTATAACActcttaataatattaatataaacaataaatattattttaaactTCATAGAAcgtctatataatatattaattaaatcatgcaaattattttcttatatattatttaaaaaatgaaaaaataataataataataatataataaaaaaaaattaaataataatataaaaaaataaaataaaataaaataaaaaatataaataaataataaaaaaaaaaattcattaatataaaataaaataataatgataaatataacatcaattctattatatatatgtattatatctattacaataaaaatgaaaaaaagaactaattatatttatatatttattatctaattttacaaaattatGGATAATtgtttaaatgaaaataaattaacacACAATTTTAATATTGCTGTAATAGATATATTGATCATTATGTTCTAACTCCATAAAATACATAACGTACATAATAAtgattaaaattattaaaaatagaataatttctaaatatatattagataatatatacaaatatatattataaacattatttgaatatataatgtaattaaaaaataactCAAGAACTTTATTTTTGCAATTATAACTGTATTGTGTtctctttttatttcaaaGTTTTTTAAATTTCTAATACTTCATTGTATAGtagatatataattaaataataaaatatataactcacatatatatatgtaaaatgtgaaataattatataaagtaaacataattatttttttcttttattttataaaaaataaaaaaatatattaattattcatttctatttctatttttaattataatttattaaaattttaaaataactttttttttttattaaatgtattttacttataaatataaacattacCATTCAGTAATATAAAGAActatatacatttatgtaaatattacaCATATTCTATAGGTTACAACAGGAGTAACACtaaaagaatattaataatattttttaaaaaattattttatattcatataaaattcacacaaaatttataaaataatataattctttggtacatttgataaaaagataaaaataaaaaattaagaaaaaaatatatgtatattaaacGTATCtgaatataaattttcttttttttttaaaacatttttcatatagagaaaaaattatttgttaATAAACCTAAcgctattaataatatatatataaaattttaaaatatatttttcattataggatacacatatatatatatatatatatatatatatattacatctCTAAATACAAtagcatatatatttaaaatgatatcttataattttaaattattcatattttcaaTCGTATTAGGAGCattaacattattttataatgtgaaaaataaaaaagtaacaaattatatatatatatatatatatatatatatatatatatacaattcaAAACTACCTTTGgttattatacattttaatatttttatttatcatttccatatttattttttttgtcatgttattttattggatttttttctttttataccTTCTTAGAATGACTGTCATggattatatacaaatataaaatataaaaatatagtgTTAGAGCAAACAAATCCTAGGTCCTTAGCAGAATCTTCACATGAACTTACAGCAAATGATAAgcatgaaaataataaattaagagaatatagaaatacgaaagaaacaaaatacaagaaaaacaaatatcCAGAAGATGTCACAAAAACAAAGCAAAAAATACCACAAATAACAAACAAGAAATTTCCTGGAACAccaaatttaaataaatatagaaaaaaaacatacgCTAAAGACAAAGAAGCTAATTCAAACATATCTCCTCGTTCTCTCAAAAATTTAGAAATGCAAAGAAAGCTTTATAATGATTTTGATGGAAAACAAGAACTATATTTTCGAAATATTTCAGATCAACCCAAAGATGCACATGAATCTAGGACAAAAAAATgtcttttttgtatttttgcAGGAATAACATATCTACTCTTTTGCACTATtggtatttataaattatgccaaatacataaaaataatgcacgaaaaaaataatatttttatatatacataaaattatattatgttatatttttatatatattataaactattatatataatattacaaaggagaaaaataaacttatatgtttattatataatacttatatacaatttattttaatacaatttatcttttcttttacaaaaaatactaaaattaatatattaataaacaaacaaaaaaaacaaaaataaaaattatataactaaataaaattcatgatttaatattataaaggtagcaaaaaaatatatttggaaacgaaaaatatattttaaatgtatataaaaatttttcatttatataagatcttcatatatgttataatataatatttgtacaTATAGAGTTTTTCAACAATGTGTATAAAGAAttttaaaatgaaaagtTCAATTTTagtattatttttgtatCTATTAATTTAAAGAATACATCCATAGGTTATTTAATGGtgcatataattaaaaaaatgtttttgtACTAAAATAAAAACCTTAAAAGGTGTTAGtaacattataatattataatgatgtttttatttttatgttttatattttccttattctttttttgttcccttttttttatttttctctaattattttattttttttttttctcataataattaattttatatttttttcttattatatacaatttgGACATAGAATAATTTCAATAACATATAGAGTTCTACAAGAACTATAGATACCAAGAAAAgatgaacatataaaaaaaaaatctatatGCAATGTCGTTTAACAATaactaaaaaattatatacatatatatatatatatatatatatatatatataagatatatatgtgttaaatatgtcaaatataatattaatttagaatttatttataatacaaagttaaagataattataaaaaaacaaattattataaaacaaaataaataataaaataatatatacatatatatatgtaatatgttAGAATTCTATCTTtgtaataaacataaaataaaatataaaaaacaaatgaaaaagaaaaaaaacatttaagaaaataataatacaacaaaaaaataataaaaaaaattttatattattatatacaggtatataaatgtaatatgttaatatatcctctttgtaataaatatatataatatacaatacACTAAAAATTATTACGACATTACTACATATTTAATCgtgtaatattttaaaatatttatgttttttctccatttttatttctctataatattttaaaatattataaagtaTTACTAATATGGAAGCTATAATGTATAATGCAAAAATAGCATCACAAAAAACCTCCCAACTGTGCAGAAATTCGTGAAAATTATGGAGAAAACCTTTTTCAATTGTACACTTACATACACCTGCACATACACCAGCACTTCCACCTTCACATACACATTTACCTGTACATACACCAGCACCTCCACCATTACATACACACTTAACTCCATTTGTACATGTACCTGCACAACAACATGTTTTTTCCCCCGTACATACGCATTTACATGTTTTTGCACTCTCACCTTGGCTTCCGTGTCCATGGTCACCTGTTCCAAACAAAAAAGGAGCAACAGTTGGGGCTACGATATGCTCAAAAAATTCCCATAAAGCGTAAAGAAAAATTGATGAAACAGTACTATTTTTAAAACTACTACCATTAGATGTAATATCATCCCCCATATATCTTTGAATGAACGCATTAGAAGAACTCATAATAGAACTAAATACTGGGGCAAGTGCAGTAGTATCATTTCCATTCTTATTACCAAGagaatcatatttattacgACCTATATAACCAACTTTAGTAAGAGCatgtttcatattttttatattacaatCAATTTTTGCTTCCTTAGATGAAAAAGGTATCCATTCATACATATCAATATTAGGTAAAATGTTCCATTCGGATAAGGTATGACCTAAtgtttttttgtattttttaccTTTTTTCGCTTTAGTTGCTACCCTTTTTTCGTATATATCTTTAGCTAAATCGTCTATATCAGTAAATTTGTCTAATGCTGATAATTGTTTTGTTAGTTGTTTTTCTATTTTgccttttaaaataatttcttttatatctttatcgtattgttctttatattttctttctttttctttctttaatTCATCATATTCTTTCCATCGTATTGCTAATcgttcattatatttttctattacTTCTTTCATCTCAGGatcattatcataattagCTTTATATTTGTCATATTCACATAATTTTCTCGatgttcttatttttttgatgttTCTTAAATGAGTTGACATGTAACCATTGCTATGAAATTGtctctaaaaaaaaaaaataataaaaaataataataataaatataataaatataatattatatatataatatgctcATATATATGGTTAtgcttatattattatgtttcctatatatatatatatatatgtaagtatgttattatattaatatatatatatttcatacgcatgataacaataatggtgacaataataataataacaataataacaatattttattcaataaaaataaacataataacaTTTTAAAGTTCTGAgcttcattttcatttatatgtaatgCTTCATCATTCAAATTAttgtaagaaaaaaaaattttaatattacattttatcttatattatttttatgtaccaaaaaaaaaaaaaaaaaaaaaaaaaaaaaatagaaaataataaaatataacataatataatataataacaataatcctaaattttattattgttataatatataaaacaattatCTTTccataatacaaatatatttttttattttttttttattgaaatGGTTATAAAACCATTATCTTACAACTGAATgaaaacaaatgaaaaaaatgcaaaaaaaaaaaaaaaaaaaaaaaaaaaggaaaaaaaaaaaaaatataataaataaaataaataaaaagtctcataatcaaatataatacatttttttaatttatatttttcataaaattgtaatataatacaatctatattttttttttttttttttacataacatataaatatatatataatataaatatatattaatattttataaatatatattaatattatataaatatatataaaaatattatattatatattatatatatataaatattatattatatatatatatttatatattacatatatacatatatgtatacatatagcattataatatattaaaaactaactatttttttttattttatccaaCAAAAAGGTGTGAATTAAAATAGTTTCCAAGGATTCCTAgcaataaaaattataaaatcttcctacatttttataaaatatatattataacatcaTATTATCAAAGCAACTtgaaacaataaaataaataaaaaaactgAATCCTATACATAGtaagatataatatttaaaacaaCATACCAATATAGTATATACTTTATAATAactataaattaataaaagcaatatttcatattaattcccatatttatataaatttaaatttttatattttatgtatgaatatcaatttttatttgatatatgtttatttttatggaatattttttttttttttttttttttttttttttcgtagCTCTGCTTTGTTTtcctaataataattctctTTATAAAATTCCTCTCTAATATATCTATGATTTTCTTAATATgcattaaatttttaatatataaattttaaaacatgttgtaaaaattattatttattatatttatataatataattacaaCAGCAAcgacaacaaaaaaaaaaaaaaaattagcaTCTATAActagaatataatattatatataataattttaatgtatgataaataatattgtatattataaatattagaATTATGTAAGTAATTAAATATGtactaatatattattataaatattattaatagcttttttttatcattatttttatataatatataaaatataaaatatattaattgtaaatttatatattatataatatttaaatgaaattatcttttttaaataattatattataaatatatttaatattatataaatttttaaaataaatataatattagtatatatatatatatatattgttgtatatatttttaaatttttatatttccaataaatgttaataaataatatatgtattgtatctatttgttcatataatttgTAATTATAAAACACCATAAAATTatgtcataaaaaaaatatttgttgctactttatttattaatgttCTATTTTTGTAGCattgtataaaataaaaaaataaccgATCGATCGATTTTATAAatcaataattatatattatagacacatccaaattttaatttcgaattttttttatcgatacttttttatatccactaattatatatattacatatttatatatatatatatatatatatatatatgtcctagtattttttttattttatataaaattagaaaaaaaatatattcttatatttatattatacaaaaaaaaatataaatacatacctATAAATATACGAACCACATAtagttattattttcaatatttgaatcacttatatataataattaaaacaaatataaatatatatgtatgtatatatatatatatatatatatatttgttaacaTAAAAACCACTTAATAAGtacatatcatttttatatattaagaaaaataaaaataaaaaaaaaattaaaataatataatattttatatttatacattatattaaaatacaatatgatttatttatatatatatcaaaataatttaataagaatacaaaaaatatttcaaattaaaattatatattttttttttttgcaaaaatttttatattatgtaaatataattatcttataaaattttttgaataatataattacaatttaatgtaacatattttttctcctatataatttattttacaacatttaataacaaaattaatatatatatatatatatttatttatttaacatattatataatttcttatatcaatattaagaaaaagaaaaaaaaaaattttcttatttatatatttcaaaatattaaaaaaaataatgcaGTATCATTACATGATAAATAtgtaagagaaaaaaaatttacaaatgTGTAGTCCATGATTGTACCCCTAAAATagttcaaatatatatatatatatatatatatatattttattttttgtgattacatttaatattcttttttatcatattatgtatatgcaatatattatagatgtgttatattaaaatagtTATAGTATATACtgtgaaatatttatatataaccattttgtatatgttcatttttttttttttttttatataataatatttaaatttactACTAAAcgtttatattatcaaattatatttctatgaaataatatatatgttatcttaatattacataatctttttcataaaaatattgtctaaagaaatattttttttttaaatattaaaattaattaaactatattatattttatacattagttttataataataagggtatatatttttataagcatttattttgtatttttttattctacTATAATAATGTTTGATAtgtaataagaaaaaaaacatatatatatatatatatatatatatatatatgaaatcatgtataatttttaaaaattttaaatattaagtTAAATATTTTACGTGCTACTTTCAGTtgtaatcaaaaaaatatatattatgaaaacattcaaatataataataatacattacattatattatgttaaaaTGTGTAATGAACTCAGAAAATATCATAACattataataagaatgaCTGTCAAATATATAACCATACAACAATTAtcataacaaatataaaatgtcaATAATTCAGAATCATATATTATCTCACATTTTGTAATTTTAGAAGATTCCTTCTAAAAAGGAATGTTAATAACACTTAAAATATTAGATctacatattttttgtagGAAACTACTATAAAGCTGCAGTGAATTATGTTCtatgttttattaaaaagacAATTATTATAGACAATCCTATATTATCTTCACATATAgtaatatcttttatttattttatcctttttgtttatttatttaattgttCCTTATAGTaacaaaaaggaaaatatatataaaaaaaaaaaaaaaaaaaaaaaaaaaaaaaaaaaaacacatttaaactattacatttttattaaatgtgTTGGtctattcatatatatatttattacatagtatgcatatttatatattataaaaatgggtgtcttataatatatatatatatatatatatatatatatatatatatggctattataatattatgttatttgttatataagttatattaataaaatttttattcaaattttatcaatcttattttattttttttactttccATATGATGTTTTTGAAGCATATAAAGTAAaacaattataaaaaaaaataaaaataaatttttttaatttttctttccataatatttatatactttataAATTCATAATACCTTGGCTCATGAAATATTGTTATAACAAACacttatattaaataataatttttttaaagatacacataatatacaattataaatattactatattgttttaatatatatatataataactttATTAATTGaccatataataatgatatatacatATCAATATTAAGGACaggaacaaaaaaataaataaataaataaaaataaatatatgaataaatgctaataatattatggaCACTTATACCATTTTATTAGACTACTACaattatataagaatataattttatacacctcaacacatatatatatatatatatatatatatatatatatatatatattcttataatataaaaaatacagatggttttataattatctactattattataataaaatgtgttTCATAGATATAATCGAAAaataaatctttttttttaaacgttcgatatttttatttttatttattttagattattattattttctggtttgtattaatataaaatgttttattatcacaaggttttatataaacaggatatgatatatatacttgTGCATGAATTAATagtttaattattatatatactttttattaaacccccaaaaaaggaatatataatatgttaataagaaataaattattatcgataactattaatatataaaatatatatatacctaaaattttttataatattatctataATGTGTATAATGTTAACAGATTAATTACTTTTTTATACacaaaagataatatatatatttaataatctatttttattattataaataataaaacattacACATATTTTCTTAccttaaaattatatttataattatttatatattatctacCTACCTAAtccttatataattaatatatatattcaatgaTGTATGTGTGcccatataatataatgaattttttttttttttttttttattcaaattattatttctttcttGTTTTACTAGTAAGAATAAGtactatattataatatatattgaatatttatatatattcaaaatattttatataaatatgtatatatagtaCATACATTTTGTGCTTGTATTAATactgatttatatatatcataatagtaatattagAAAAGTGTAAATAaagtattttatattattttattttatttttttttttttgttaattattttatctttatattagtatttataataacaaaataactTATAATTCCTTTAGAGTGTATAATCAAAAATATACACTTCTAATAacacattatattatatattcatgaaaaatgaaataatatagtaaaatgagtaattaaatattttt of Plasmodium sp. gorilla clade G2 genome assembly, chromosome: 4 contains these proteins:
- a CDS encoding stevor PIR protein, putative, whose amino-acid sequence is MISYNFKLFIFSIVLGALTLFYNVKNKKNDCHGLYTNIKYKNIVLEQTNPRSLAESSHELTANDKHENNKLREYRNTKETKYKKNKYPEDVTKTKQKIPQITNKKFPGTPNLNKYRKKTYAKDKEANSNISPRSLKNLEMQRKLYNDFDGKQELYFRNISDQPKDAHESRTKKCLFCIFAGITYLLFCTIGIYKLCQIHKNNARKK
- a CDS encoding PIR protein — protein: MLLCLFLLNKILLLLLLLLLSPLLLSCRQFHSNGYMSTHLRNIKKIRTSRKLCEYDKYKANYDNDPEMKEVIEKYNERLAIRWKEYDELKKEKERKYKEQYDKDIKEIILKGKIEKQLTKQLSALDKFTDIDDLAKDIYEKRVATKAKKGKKYKKTLGHTLSEWNILPNIDMYEWIPFSSKEAKIDCNIKNMKHALTKVGYIGRNKYDSLGNKNGNDTTALAPVFSSIMSSSNAFIQRYMGDDITSNGSSFKNSTVSSIFLYALWEFFEHIVAPTVAPFLFGTGDHGHGSQGESAKTCKCVCTGEKTCCCAGTCTNGVKCVCNGGGAGVCTGKCVCEGGSAGVCAGVCKCTIEKGFLHNFHEFLHSWEVFCDAIFALYIIASILVILYNILKYYREIKMEKKHKYFKILHD